In Pseudomonas sp. HR96, the DNA window CTGGTAGTTCCTGCTCGCTTGCGAGTAGGCGGCGCCAACCTGCCATTCGCTGGCCACGTGGACCCGCAGGCCCAGGTCGGTGGCCCAGCCGTCGACGTCGCTGCCGTCCTTGGCGCCGGCGCGCAGGTAGCCGTCGGCGCCCACGGTGGGGTGGTTCTGGTCCTGATGGCCGGTGACCCAGGTCAGGCTGCCCCAATAGTTGAGGGTGTGGCTGTTGTGAAAGTCGTAGGCGTCGCTGTTGAGGTCCAGGCCCAACCAGGTGAGGTTGCCGTTGCGGGTCTTGTCGAGGTCGTCCATCAAGTGGCCTTGCCTGGCCAGGTCGCCGTCGTCATGCACGTGGTGCATCCGCAGGCCGGCCCATTGGCCGGGCAGCCACTGGTAGTAGACATCGCCGTAGACGTGCAGGCGGTCCTTGTCGGTGGGCGACAATTGCGAGTAGTCGGTGCGGTAGTCACTGAAGCGCTCGGCCGCGCCCAGGTGAGTCTGCAGCAGGGTGGTGTCGAAGTCCCAGTTCAGCGCCTCGATATAGTTGTCGCGCCATTCGCCGTCATCGTTGCGCAGGCGCTGCCGGCCGAATTTGAGTATCTCGCCGGGGTAGGGCGTCAGGCCGCTGTAGCCGACCCAGAGTTCACGCAGGGCCAGGTAGGTGTCGGAGGCGTCCCGGTTGTGGCTGATGTTCTGCCCTTTGGCGTCCGGGTTGTTCGCCGGGCTGTCCAGCGGGTCGGTCTGGATGGTGTCGGTGGCGGTCACCAGTTGGCCCATGGCGTAGCCGCTCCAGTTGCCCCATTGGCCGTAGGCCCAGGGGCGCAGGTCGATGCCGATACCGTTGACCTCGCCACCCCCACGGGTGCCCAGGTCGCGGTCGCCTTCGGCCTCGCCGGTGGCCTTGGCTTCCAGGCCGAAGGTCTTGCTGTCGCCCCCTTGATCGCTGTAGTTCGCGGCCAGGCTGGGGCAGGCCCACATGGCTGCCACGTTGAGGCCGATGCCGGCCATCATCCATCGATTCCATTTCATAGGGCTGGGTCCTTACCGACTGCTTGGGCTGGCAGCGCTTGCAGCGCCAGGACGTTGCTGGGCATTTGCACGCCGCGCAGGCGTTGCTCGCGTTCGAGCAGTTGTTGCGCCTGGGCGCGTTTGTCCAGCGGCAGTTGCTGTTCGATGGCCGCGGCCAGGGCCGCTGGC includes these proteins:
- a CDS encoding alginate export family protein, with the protein product MKWNRWMMAGIGLNVAAMWACPSLAANYSDQGGDSKTFGLEAKATGEAEGDRDLGTRGGGEVNGIGIDLRPWAYGQWGNWSGYAMGQLVTATDTIQTDPLDSPANNPDAKGQNISHNRDASDTYLALRELWVGYSGLTPYPGEILKFGRQRLRNDDGEWRDNYIEALNWDFDTTLLQTHLGAAERFSDYRTDYSQLSPTDKDRLHVYGDVYYQWLPGQWAGLRMHHVHDDGDLARQGHLMDDLDKTRNGNLTWLGLDLNSDAYDFHNSHTLNYWGSLTWVTGHQDQNHPTVGADGYLRAGAKDGSDVDGWATDLGLRVHVASEWQVGAAYSQASRNYQQNGLQSNRSNWTGTRSRVARYGEAYQPDMANVESAALFTTWRLREDDDASLIYYKFRRVDGDSAIGSSGIDPAADSSGDVSANSLSTLPLRDGSHDLGQEMDVVLTHYFKEGPLLASSAYPSFDDPSALVRLRAGIFKAGDAYGSGVDTYMHRAIVDLVWRF